The proteins below come from a single Serratia ficaria genomic window:
- a CDS encoding N-6 DNA methylase, protein MLTFSEAQKQFVGLFGQTARYHHRYKVFSDFVQCGAIAMHNRFCPDERLEKQYLTIIKGYEREDVERLAHLLALVRIALNAQACDFLGMTFMQLELGDKHRGQFFTPWSVASMMAKLQFTGLKQQLQTQPFVTISEPGCGAGGMMIAAAVEMQTLGYEPSQHMWVSCVDIDVVAVSMAYIQLSSLGIPGEIVLGNVLANERRLVMYTPMHWLEKWPVRIQQYHSGN, encoded by the coding sequence ATGTTGACGTTTAGTGAAGCACAGAAACAATTCGTCGGCCTCTTTGGCCAAACTGCACGCTACCACCATCGGTATAAGGTCTTTTCTGACTTCGTTCAGTGTGGCGCGATAGCGATGCACAATCGCTTCTGTCCAGACGAAAGACTGGAGAAACAGTATCTGACGATCATCAAGGGGTATGAACGTGAAGACGTCGAACGCCTAGCGCACTTACTTGCCCTGGTACGAATTGCACTGAATGCCCAGGCTTGTGATTTTCTAGGGATGACGTTCATGCAACTGGAGCTCGGGGATAAACACCGTGGGCAGTTTTTCACGCCCTGGAGCGTGGCATCGATGATGGCCAAGTTACAGTTCACAGGATTGAAGCAACAGTTGCAAACTCAGCCGTTTGTCACCATCAGTGAACCTGGTTGTGGTGCCGGCGGCATGATGATTGCTGCAGCGGTAGAGATGCAAACATTGGGATACGAACCTTCACAGCATATGTGGGTTTCCTGCGTTGACATCGATGTAGTGGCTGTGTCGATGGCCTATATCCAGCTGTCATCACTGGGGATACCCGGTGAAATTGTATTGGGAAACGTATTGGCCAATGAGCGCCGATTGGTGATGTACACTCCGATGCATTGGTTGGAAAAATGGCCAGTTAGAATACAGCAGTACCATTCAGGTAATTGA